The Brachyspira sp. SAP_772 genome segment GCATCATTCATGCTAGATACAATCATCTCTTCCAAAAGCTCTTTTTGGTTTTTATCTAAAAGACTTTCATCTACATTGAAATTTGATATACTATAATTTTTGTTAATYTCAAATGAAATTAAATTGCCAGGTGAACTATATTTTATAGAATTATCGCCCATATATAAAAAACTCCTAAACATAGCATTATTTTTATAATATATTGTTTTTTACAATTAATCAATATTATTATATTATGTTTTATATTAAATAAAAAATATTTTTATGATATATATTTAATAATTTTACAAAAGCAGATTCAAATAAATTACGATAATCTTTAATAGACATTTATTAAAAAGTGTACAAAAAATAATATACAAAAATAAAATAATGTAGCAAAATATGTAT includes the following:
- a CDS encoding YbaB/EbfC family nucleoid-associated protein → MGDNSIKYSSPGNLISFEINKNYSISNFNVDESLLDKNQKELLEEMIVSSMNDA